A region from the Aegilops tauschii subsp. strangulata cultivar AL8/78 chromosome 5, Aet v6.0, whole genome shotgun sequence genome encodes:
- the LOC109759633 gene encoding lipid phosphate phosphatase 2, with product MADIQLGCYTIKSHGAKVARLHMYDWIILLLLAVIDGLLNIIEPFHRFIGKDMMTDLRYPLKGNTVPFWAVPLIGIVLPCVIFGGIYFKKKNIYDLHHGILGILYSVLITAVITDAIKDGVGRPRPDFFWRCFPDGKDLYDNVTTGVLCHGEKSVIKEGHKSFPSGHSSWSFAGLGFLTWYLTGKIAVFDRKGHIAKLCIIVLPLLTAALVAVSRVDDYWHHWQDVVAGAVLGLTVASFCYLQFFPYPYDADGLWPHAYTLQLAEARNSGIANSFSVRPPTETEEGEGQGGIALRDTSPILDTMESGRRYGN from the exons ATGGCGGATATCCAGTTAGGATGTTACACTATAAAGTCCCATGGAGCCAAAGTGGCAAGACTCCACATGTATGACTGGATAATACTTCTCCTCCTTGCTGTCATAGATGGACTGTTGAATATAATCGAGCCTTTTCACCGCTTCATTGGGAAGGACATGATGACTGACTTGAGATATCCATTAAAGGGCAATACTGTGCCCTTTTGGGCTGTTCCG CTCATTGGAATTGTCTTGCCATGTGTCATCTTTGGTGGAATttacttcaagaagaagaatatCTATGATTTGCACCATGGCATACTGG GTATTCTTTATTCGGTGCTCATAACTGCGGTGATTACTGATGCCATTAAGGATGGAGTTGGCCGACCACGTCCTGATTTCTTCTGGCGCTGTTTCCCAGATGGAAAGGAT CTCTATGATAATGTCACTACTGGCGTTCTGTGCCATGGAGAGAAGAGTGTCATCAAAGAAGGTCACAAGAGCTTCCCAAGTGGACACTCATCAT GGTCTTTCGCCGGCCTAGGCTTCCTTACATGGTACTTGACTGGGAAAATCGCAGTTTTTGACCGTAAAGGTCATATTGCAAAGCTGTGCATTATTGTTCTGCCTCTACTTACTGCTGCACTTGTTGCTGTTTCTCGAGTGGATGACTACTGGCATCACTGGCAAGATGTGGTTGCAGGAGCTGTTCTAG GTCTCACAGTGGCTTCATTTTGTTACCTGCAATTTTTCCCATATCCTTATGATGCAGATG GACTGTGGCCTCACGCATACACCCTCCAGCTAGCCGAGGCACGCAACAGTGGCATTGCAAACTCCTTCAGCGTGCGACCACCCACGGAGACCGAAGAAGGGGAAGGTCAGGGTGGGATCGCCCTAAGAGACACGAGTCCTATTCTCGACACCATGGAGTCTGGCAGGAGATATGGAAACTAG